The Glycine soja cultivar W05 chromosome 9, ASM419377v2, whole genome shotgun sequence sequence gataattattatttttattttattttaaaaaagagtcATAATGTGACTCATACATGAACGTTTTGAATGGATTGAGTTGAATGTCATGACCCAACATTCATTTGTGATCGACACACAAACCATTACTCATGTCTGACAAGTCTTAACTATAATCAACTCCATTTACAATAGCAAATTTAAGACTAATTTATAAAACCTACATTTCAAAGGAATTTCTATTGAAATTTCGACAAAACCTTCCATAAAATATGAACATCCCAAATATTATATAAGTATGTATAATCACCATAGTATGATATCAATTAAGACAGGGCCACAAATAGGTCAAATAGATTTGCATATAACTATTACAAGTCTAATTGACAATGTAACATAGTTATTACAAGATAAAATTGTCCAATCCTAAAATGACAAATTACAATACACTTTTAAATGACCTTGTTGGCCCTTGAATATAACAAAAGAGTTTCATCCAAAAATATAAGCCCACTACTAGGTTCTACCCGAGACTAAGGATTTGAAATAGACTAGAAAGACAATGTGAGTCATCCTTAGTGAGAAATTAAGAACCCAACACGTGAAAACATGACAATATTGGGTATAGGACAATTATAAAGATAAAGTCTCAAATTCACTAAATGAgttaaataaagttaaagtaTGATGATTTAAGTGGAATACTACTCAAATAAAACTACAATAGGCTTGTCACCTGAAAATATATTCCAAAATATCTCTCTACTTATAAATATCAATGACAAACTCCCCGCTTATAAGTAAATACCAATATAAGTAAATACCAATGATAGACTCCTTGCCTAAATAATAAGTCTTGGTACACTAGGGCTAACACTTATTGTTGTTAGCTATAATGttccaaaaaaatgtttttcccCAAACCATTCAAAatctaaaatcataatttatatttgtagAAAGGTTCTTAATCGAGATTCAACACAAAGAtttaacaatataattatattttttaaatctcataACAAGCTAATGACTCAATGAAGCAAAAATATACAAACCATATGATCACTAAAttcataaactaaaaaagtCAATCTTCTAAATCATCATACCATAACATACTATGCATTTATATCTATGACAAAATATATTACCACGCCccttagaaaataaatattttgagtaAATAGCtttataaattttcaatttgtGATTTTGTCgtaaagagaaaattattagataaatcATAAGAAATAACCAATTTAGAGAAACAATTTAGGACTTATTATAATCCCTATGATTTACTCACAAAGCTTCTACAATGATGGAGTTGAGCTCACGAACTAATAGTAAAACATACACGCTCAATTTAacatatgataaaattaattagaactccaaatgaaaatatgcctataaatatttttctaactcCTAATAACTCTAAAAATTGTTAAtgtcacaaatttaaaatttcctatgatttttaataagtttataaCACTccctaatatatttaaaattagtatAATTTCCTATCCACGTCAAATAATAGTTGAATAAGAAAGAGtatacatattaatttttcacCCAAATATCAAGtgctaaaaaataaactttactAATCTAAAGTTTGCTATTATCTCATTTACACTGAAATAGAGCTTCTAACATGTGAATATGACATAATATCAACAtctcacttaataatttttttcacaattaAAAGGAATTTTACCTCAAATAGAAACTAGTAATCTTTACTAATTAACTCATTTCAATGACTATTTTAATAAACTATCAATTTGACGCAAAAGAAATGAATTTCAacaccttttttatttatttgtgtttttagtccctaattTACATTTTGATTGGTTAAAGTCTTGGACCTTTTTTCATTTACAACTTTTGAAGTATTACTATTAATTGATGATATAATAACGATGTTGGTTATTTAATGACTTGTGACAtcattaagtaatttttttattgataaatgttagtatattattttgttagtaAAGGAGTTTGagacctttttcattttttcttttcttttaactaACCGATCCATTTTATATCTCTTACATCATTAAGTAATTGATGATGTTacattgtgtttttaattttttaatcttttcataACAAGAtgttagactaattaatgagagattaaaaatagttaacaaaaaagaaattacatATAAACATTCTATTAAATGTTGTAATGATTTGATAAATTAAcattctattaaatatttttaatgaagtgATAAATCAATGAGTTGTTAATATTGTTAGTTAATATTGTTATTTGACAATAACATCTAAAGtaacaacaaatttttttttatcaaaactttCACACATCAAAATTTTGAttaggaattaaaattaaaaattcaaaaaagtttaggataaaaaaatagtagtttttttttaaatagattggATAACAAGATTGAGGATAGACCCAAACCCGGATGCAAATTGTACGGATCCGGAATGGCCTTGTCCATTCACCCAAACAAGGAAGCCTCGTTCTCAAGCCATAGTCCGTAGTATCCTAAACCCTGGTTTGGTTACAAAGTCTTGTTTGTTGTAGCGAACAAACCTTCCCCTTTCAGCATTCAGTTTTGAGTTCACCCATCacagttttcttcttcttcttcttcttgtgcaTGGCAACTGAACCGAGTGAGAGCACACAAAGGAACACCCTTGTCGTTAGAAAGCCATGTTTTGGCCTCCCAACAGGTTGCCCTCAATGCCTCTCTGCTTACATTTTTCTCAAGCTCTCTCAAGTTCCCTTCAACTTGGATTACCACCCTAACTACCCTGATTCTGGTAAACCTCAATCTTGATCTCTTTTatgtttagaaaagaaaatttgattatttatttactataagTATAATAgcccctttatttatttttcttcaaagtttAGGCCTTTTAGCCATTTGATTGCATTTGAGGCTTCTGGGTGGGTAATCGTACTTACATTCACACCCCATCTGAtgaagtttctttctttttactatttttgttcttttttcgcATATGGGTGTTtgaatttgtttgattttatgttttttttatgaattttattttgattgtgtttgaggCTTTTTGGTGGGGTAATCTTACTTACATTCCCACCCCATCTGatgaatttcctttctttttgctatttttgttccttttttgcATAAGGGTGGTTGAATTTGTTTgactttatgttttttttttctttgtggcTGTGTTTTGTGGTGTTTTAGATCAGATTCCTTACTTTGAGGATGGTGATTCTGTGACATACAATAATGAGAAGGAGGGGATCATTGAGTGCTTGAAAAGGAATGTGGGTGGTGATTTAGATAGTGAGGTTTCTTCTCTCCCTGATTGGATACCAACCAAAGTGATGGCCACCACTTGGCTTGCTGATGCACTTGAGTATGAACTGTGGGTGGGATGTGATGGTTCCTCTGCTTATAGCATCTATTATTCTGATCTTCCCTGGCCTATCGGCAAGGTTCTCTTTTGGAAGAAAGCTTATTGGGTAAAGCAGAAACATGGGATAAGTGAAGAGAATGTAGAAGTAAAGGAAGAAGAGGTTAGTTACTTAGTTGCTCTTGATACTTGCTCTGATGACACTTGAGAGACTatgaaaagttctttgttctgTTCCATTAtaggatttttttattagtttcttACCTTACCTTTCATACATTGAGGGAGCTTATCAAGTGAGAATATGAGAGGTAAGAGGATGGACGATCGAGATTGTTTTAATTAGCATCCATATGCATTTGCTCCCCTCACCTCTCACGCTCTCACTAATATGCTCCCATTATACATACATTCTATGTGATTTTGGTAATCGTATGTAGCTGTTTTTGGTCAACAGATTTATGGGAGAGCAAACTCTGCATATGATGCTCTGTCGACTTGGTTAGGGGAACAAAACTACCTTTTTGAAAACAGGTGACTCTGCTGGTGATGTTATATGTCAAATTATACATTGTTGGAGCAATATGTGCTACTATTTTTGGTTCTTTTCATGTCGAGATCTAATTTTGACTTTGAACTCCTGGCAATGTATTCACATGTTTTATTCTGTTTATGCAGGCCATCGAGCTTGGATGCTATTTTTCTTGCACATGCATTAGTTGTTCTTCAAGCTTTACCTGTGAGTTATATTATCAATCATGCCATGATtctgatatataatttttttaagatagcATGAATACTCTGCAACTAATGGGATGTCTACTTGGGTGAGAAGTCCCCAGTTGATAAGAATTGGACAAAGAATCTGTGTTGTGGACTTGTGGTATATTGGTATGAGTCCAAAGGAACTCACAAGCGCTAGCATTTATTTGACTGATGATTTGCTTTAACATAGGAAAGATTTATAATCAGTGAATCTGTAAGTACCAGAGTTTGGACCCCAGAATTGTTGAGCACAAGTCTAATAATAGGACTAGTAAAGTAATTCATGGTTAAGCAAACTTACAGCTGagttgagtatgtgatgaaAGATGAACAGCCAGCCAGAGTTTTAAAGTTGCAGTGGTGGGTGGCCAGTGGGCTTCATGAAAagctaatatttttttgtggtgCTGTAAATTTGATTGCTTGAACTGAGTGTAATTGGTGTCTTGCTGATACCTTATTGTCCCCTAACATTCACTGCCATAGATCATTGCTGGTCTTACATCTAGTTTGATAGGAACGTTGTTACCACAAATTGTGCCTGAAAACATTTCTTCGTTTCATCCACTCAGCATACATCATGTCTGTTACATCCTCCTTGATTCCTCCAATCACTTTGTAAGATAGATACAAGATATTAAGATACTTCAACTTCGCAACTGATTTTATGACGTTCTCTCCAAATTTACACCTACAAAACATTGCTGacttgcttcttgctgaacTTATATTCCATATGCACCTTCTTACTCTTAATGAAAAACCCTTAATTTCAAAACTTTTCTCCATATCTCAACTTTATAATTTCCTTCTTCTCTTAACTCATCAGCCTGGACTGTATCATTTGCAAAAAAATGCACATTATTAACTTGCTCTTGAATGTTCTTAGTATGTCATTACTAAGGTAAAAAGTTATGGACTAAAAGTGAATTCTCAGTGCCATAGAAATTTCCATTACCTAGTAATTATATGAAAGAAAGATACATATACAGAAGAGGGGTTATGATTAGGAATCCAGCTAGAAAGTATCACTATATAAAGTATGTCAAAGAGTTTTGATACCTAATTTTGATGTGTAATGAAGAGAATTGTTTATTTATGCTGAAGGAATTAATGTTAAAGAAGATCTTATCGAAAAAGGGACCTAGGGCACCTGGCTTGCAAGTCCTACCTAGTTGGATCAGGGAGGAAGGGGGATTTAATATATGCAGCATTACCCCTGAAAGCCAAGAGGCCGTTTCCAAAATGTGAACCCATTCACAAGGCAGCAACCTTACCATTGCACCAAGGCTTGCCCTTAATTATAAGTTCTCTAAATCTAAAAAACACTATTTCTGGAAACAATTAAAGAATGGGCATAAACTGTCAGTTTGCCTGCCAACTTCAATTTCACCTTTCTTTGCTTGATGTTATTATCATGTGTTAGGACTAAagatgtaatattatttttaggcTGCAATCAGCTCTATTTGGAAGTTTTTGGACTTGAATACTTGTCTTTGGTATAAGaaatgcaagaaaaaaatataaaaagtgttgTAAACAAAGAGCATTGCAAATGGGAGATTGATTATTTGTTATTCATTGTTTCTTTTGTGTTGGGAAATGTTATTCTTGAAGCATAACTAGATACTGGGAAATACTCTTGAATGAGGAACTCATGCAATTAATGCTGCCTCAAAAGTGTTGTAGTCCTTTTAGTTGTTTTTGCATTGTTCTACCCTTGAGATTCTTGACTTCTCCACTTAATGAACATCATAAATCATATGTTTTACCTTTTCCATTTTTGCTCCCGAGCTAAGTGCTATTGTGTAACTGGCTGGCGGCAATTGTTTACTAGAAGCACTGGGAATTAAATTTTTGAGGCAAATTTTTTAACTTCTGTTCCTGCATTTATTTACTACCAGGAATCATCAATTTTGCGGACCAATTTTTTGGAACATGCCAATTTAGTGAGATATGTGCAACGATGTAAGACAGAACTTATAGTAGCTGGTACTTCTGCTTCCAATGATCCATATTTTCATGCAGACCCATCATCATCAGCTTCTAGAGGTCGTTCAACTTCAAGTAAGATATTTTTAGgattttatttgattgatttcCTTGACAAGTGTAACCAGTGcatatttcttttccttttactttAAATCACTTCGACTGAACTGCTCCCTCTCTCTGTTTGAATTGCTTGTAGTAATGATTTTACTAGAATACAGTGTGTTGGAATATGCTGGCTTGATATTCTAGTTCTAGCAATAGGATAGTATCGTTCATATAACTACTTTGAAATATTCCTGGTATGGACTGGAATATTCTGAAATGTGTAGGTTTCCAGTTGCTGAGTGTTATAGGAATGAGTTGAGTATTCTTTCAACTTTTCTTGATGTGGAATTTCATGATAATTAGTTGCCATACTTGTGGAACAAATGAAACAAGCTATGAACATGATGAATGATTCTAGGTTTGTGATCTTATTCTCTGATCATATGCTTTGCATACTATGAGTTCCCTTTTAATTTCCTCTAATATCTTCCTTGGTCTTCCTTCTACCCCATACAAACTGCTCTCCTCATTGGTCCCTCTAGTGACCTTTTTTGCACTTGTCATAATCACCTTAATCGATTTTCTGtagttttttcttcaataagtGCCACATCAATTTCTCCTCTATAAcatcattttgtattttgtccTTTATTGTTGGACCAAACatcttttttaacatttatttttgttattcccACCTTTTCTCATCCCTTTAAAGCTCAACATTCACTACCGTAGAGTATAGCTGGTCATATTGCAGTATAATAAACTGTCCTTTTAGCTTGGTAGGTACTTTGCAGTCACAAACATACATTTAGGGATAATCTTTTGTATGTCCTTGGTAAGCACATCAAAGACTAGACTAAGCAAGTAAAAACTCAAGGTTGAACTCTAATGTGAACCTATCCTTGTTGGAAAGTTAAAGGTCTTGCTTCTAGGAGTTCTCACACTAGTAGTTATTACATTATACATTGGCTTGTATTGCTGTGATATAAGTCACACGAGCACCTTTCTTTTCCAAAGCCTTCTACAGCACTTCTCTTGGCACTTTATCATACTATTTTTTCAAGTCAATAAAAACCATATGTAAGCCTCTTTCTTTGCTATGGTACCATTTCATCAACCCTCATAGAAGGTAAATAACTTTACATGTAGACCATTCTGGGATAAATCTTAGTTTCTTTGCTAGCCCATATTCACCCTTCATATGCTTTGCatcataaaacttaaaaataaatgtgcaTGCTAGTTGCATTTGATTTGATGCTCTAAGAAGCCATGCAAGCTTTGTCCTGTGTAAATAGAATAAGAAAATATGATTCTATTCTATTTATATAGGAAAATGTGAGGTTTCATTTCAGAATGCTCACTATGAAGTATGAAGTAGTGTAAGTTTTATAGCAGaaaaactataataaacaaAGTAGAAGAGAGACAATATGTATGTGGAGGAAATAGAATGATTTTATTCTAAATCAAATTGTTCTGAGCAGcaatacaataaataataaattaaaagcaaaacagaaaCTAATCACATAACAAGATTTCAGcaaaacagaaaattaaaacTGACTTGCTCCTAAAGTATATAAACCACTTATTGACTAGGCTAATCCATAActgaaacaaagaaaaacaaataaaatatgcagttacaaaagtaatttaaaaaatttaaacaatccTTGCTTTAGGAATTGTAAACTCCAATTCTTTGCCTTAAGAGTTCAAATTTGTTGATAGGCAGCGGCTTTGTAAACATGTCAGCCAGTTGATCTTTAGACTTGTAGTAAATTAAGTTCACTTCTCCACTTTGCTGCATCTCTCTCAAAAAATAGAGCttgatgttgaaatgtttagtCTTCCCATGATACACTGGATTGTTTGCAATAGTAATGGCTGCCTAGTTGTCAACAAAGATTCCAGTTTTGTTCTTCTCCTGCAAAAATAAATGACATAGAGTCTTCTTCAACCATAAATCTTGATTTACCGCTACTGTTGCTGCTATGAATTCAGCCTCAGCAGTGGATTGTGCTACAATCCCTTGCTTCTTTGTGCACCATGAGAAAACTCCTGAGCCTAGGCTGAAACAGTATCCTGAAGTGCTCTTCATGTCATCAACGGATCCAACCTAATCACTATCAGAGAATCCATACAACTTGAATTCTTGACACTTCTCAAATTTGACACCATAATCAATAGTGCCCTTAACATACCTCAATAttctctttgttgcttttaaatgTATTTCACTTGCACAATGCATAAAACGAGACAAGAGACTTACAACAAATAGAATGTCTGACCTTGTTGCAATGAGATACATTGGACATCCAATCAAGCTCCTATAATATCCTTCATCAATTTTATCAGCACCATCTTCCTTGCTgaacttctccttttgattcattggtGTGCTAACAGATTTGCATTCCtccatttgaaacttcttcaaaatttcttttgcttATTTCCTTTGATAGATTAACACTTTGTTCTGACTTTGCTTGATCTCAATTCCAAGAAAATAAGTCATGAGACCAAGATCAATCATTTCAAAAGCTTGCATCATTTCTTGCTTGAACTCCTCAACTAGTCTTGCATCATCTCCAGTTACTAAAAGATAATCAACATTGAGAGAAACTATGAGAAAGTTATTTCCCTTATTTTTCACATAAAGAGTGGACTCAGATAAGCTTTTTGCAAAGCCTATGCTCAATAGGTGATCATTTATCTTGCTATACCAGGCCCTTGGTGCTTGTTTTAGGCCATAGAAAGCCTTTTTGAGAAGATAAACTTTATCTTCTTTACCTTGCTTCACGAATCCTTCTGGCTGCTCTACATATATTTCTTCTTGTAGTTCTCTGTTTAAAAAAGCTGATTTGACATCTAGTTGGAATATTTTCTAGCCATTTTGCGCAGCCACTGCTAGCACCAATCTAATTGTATCTAATCTGGACACTGGAGCAAAAGTGTCAGaataatcaacacaaaaaatttGTGCATACCCTTTAACTACTAGTCTAGCTTTGTGCTTGTTGATTGAGCAATCTGCATTAAGCTTtgttctaaaaacccatttaacTCCAATGACTTTTCTACCTTTAGGCCTATCAACAAATTCCcgtgttttgtttttctgtaTCATGGACATTTCCTCCTCCATTGCAACTTTCCATTTTAGATCCTTTTGTGCTTCCTCACAGCTAGCAGGTTCACAAATTGCTACATTACATCTTTGATAAACATCAGAAAGCAGTCTTTTGCCTCTGACTGGAGGGTTATCTTCTAATTCATCTTGCAACAACTTTGTTCTTTGCTGGCCAGGATGATTATCATTAATGTTGTCAAATAGTTCAATTGTTCTTTGTGAGTTGTCCCATTTACATTGCTGAGCTTCATTGAAGTGCACATCTCTAGTAACAGTCATCTTTCCAGTTTGAGGATGATACACTTTGTAGGCTTTTGAAACTGAACTGTAACCCACAAAGATGCCCGAAATTGCCTTTTTGTCAAGTTTGTCATGCTTAACCTGTGCAAAACAAACTCAACCAAACGCTTTAAGAAAAGTTAGTGAAGGCTTATAGCCATACCAGACTTCAAATGGAGTTTTATCCTTCAAGACTTTGGTTGGAAGCCGATTTTGCAGAAAAAACTGTTGTGTTAGCTACCTCCGCCCAAAATGTTTTAGGCAACTCCTTCTCATGCAACATGCATCTAGCCATCTCCATCACCgatttgtttctcttttcacTAACCCCATTTTGCTCTGGAGTGTAGGGGGCTGTGAGTTGATGTTCAATTCTAGCTTCTTCacaaaattgattaaattttgcTGATGTATACTCTTTCCGATTATCAGATCTTAGACATTGAATCTTGCAGGCACTTTGAGTTTCCACCATTTTCTTGAACTTCACAAATACTTCAGCCACTTCATGCTtgaatttcaagaaaaaaatccaGCACATTCTTGTAAAGTCATCTATGAAAAGAATAAAGTAGAGACTACCTTGTAGTGATTATGTTCTTTGATGTCTTGCCACATCAGTGTGAATTAGCTGCAACTTTTGAGAGGCTCTCCAAGCTGATTTGGGGAATGATTCTGTTTTGTTTACCAAATTGACAAGCATTACAGTTTGGCAAACTATCAGAAAGTGTTGGTAGACCTTTTGACATGtcccttttttttatgtttagcaTTATTTCAAGATGGCAATGACCAAGTCTCTTGTGCCAGAGTTCCGTGGGTGTGACTTGAGTGAAATAGGTTGCATGCTCCTCCTCTGTTGGATCAAATGAGAAGCTTTTACCTCTCATTTTAACCCTTAGAACTTCCCGGCCAGCAATGTCATAGATAAGGCAGTGTTGATGTTCAAAGGACACTTTAAATCCCTTTTTAATCAACTGACCTACACTTAGCAAGTTTTGATCAATATCAGGTACATAAAGAACATCTGATATTATTTTGGTACCTGAACACATTGAAATTGCAATGATTCCTTTTCCTTTTGCAGAAATATAGCCACCATTCCCAATTCTGACCTTTGAGACATTAGTTGGCTTCAAATCCTTGAATAGAGTCTTATCATATGTCATGTGGTTCGTACAACCACTATCAATCAACCAACATTCAGAACTACTCCTCATTGAATAGCATGTTGCAGCAAAAATATAATCTTCCTCCTGCTCAACAACTTGGGCATTGGCTTCATGCTGCTGaaatttgcttctacaaattaTAGCTTCGTGTCCAAGTTGATTGCACTTGATGCACTTTGCGTCTGGTCGTTTCCAACATTTGTATGGTGGGTGACCCAATTTTCCGCAATGTTGACAAGGTggatagtttttctttttacccttacttttgttttggttgtttgcactATTTTCATTGCTTGTTGGTTGGTTCTTCTTGACATATTTCTTTCTACTGGATTCAGCATGATGGTGCTTGGTTGGTAAAGCACCTTCAACTGCACAGTCTTGTCTCATCAACCTCTGCTGCTCTTGGGACTGCATGGTACTTACAAGTTCTGCCAATGTAATCTTTGATAAATCCTTATTATTTTCCAATGAAGCAATAGAAACTTCAAATTTTTCAGGGACAGTCACCAGTATTTTCTGAACTATTCTTGAATCAAAAAATTCTGAACCTAGCAACCTCACCTTGTTAGCAATGCTAAGAAGTTTGTTTGCATACTCCTTGATTGTTTTTGACTCCTTTATTTTTTGCATCTCAAATTCTCTAATCAGATTCATGGCTTGCATTCCCTTGATCCTTTCATCTCCTTCATATTCATCCTTGAGGAAATTCCAAACTTCGAATGCTGATTTGATTGTCATGATTCTGGTGAAAATGTCTTGTGAAACAGGAGCAAATAAGGTAGCCTTTGCCTTTGACTTTCTAGTTTTCCTatccttttgatttttaatcTGAGCCATAGTTGGATTGACTGGTAAAGGAAGAACTTCGTAGTCTTCCTCAACTACTTCCCAGAGATCATTTGCCTCCAGGTGAGCCTCCATTCTTGCTGCCCAGATGTGATAATGATCACCATCAAACACAGGCGGTGCTAGTGCTGTGTAAGGAGTTTCAGAATCCATCTATTTGATGAATTGAAGCAAAGTTTATAggcgttgttttttttttttttgtgtgtgggtTGTACTGTGTTCATTCACAGGTTCTTCTAAGAAAAAAACTCTTGATACcaattgtaagttttatagcagaaaaactataataaacaaAGAAGAGAGACAATACGTATGTGGaggaaataaaatgattttattctgATCAAATTGTTCTGAGTAGcaatacaataaataataaattaaaagcaaaacaaaaactaatcaCATAACAAGATTtcagcaaaacaaaaaattaaaactgacTTGCTCCTAAAGTATATGAACCACTTATTGATTAGGCTAATCCATAActgaaacaaagaaaaacaaataaaatatgcagttacaaaagtaatttaaacaaatttaaacaaGTAGTTTATATAAGTTTAGTCAAATGCACCTAAAGGCATGCCTAAGGTGCTGAGGCAAGGTGCCAGAAGGGGTCAACACCTCTTGTTGGTTGAGGTGCACCTTTCTGTTTCAGAAATGGCATGCATCTAGCATTttgttgataaatttaaaaaataagtccaGTCATCTTGGTAATGGAGATGCTAAATGGCTAAAATACTCAGAAAATTAAATGGTAACTGTGTGTTTGGGAATAGGTTTAATAACTTGAACAtttgaactttttattttactatgaatgtttattatattatgCTTGTTCACTTAGTTCATATtgaaatacaaaatacaaaatagtCAGACATTTTACTGTTCATTCCTTTTTTTGACATTAACTCCTTGAATTAATTTGTTGTCT is a genomic window containing:
- the LOC114368595 gene encoding mitochondrial outer membrane import complex protein METAXIN-like, with amino-acid sequence MATEPSESTQRNTLVVRKPCFGLPTGCPQCLSAYIFLKLSQVPFNLDYHPNYPDSDQIPYFEDGDSVTYNNEKEGIIECLKRNVGGDLDSEVSSLPDWIPTKVMATTWLADALEYELWVGCDGSSAYSIYYSDLPWPIGKVLFWKKAYWVKQKHGISEENVEVKEEEIYGRANSAYDALSTWLGEQNYLFENRPSSLDAIFLAHALVVLQALPESSILRTNFLEHANLVRYVQRCKTELIVAGTSASNDPYFHADPSSSASRGRSTSSSKPKTKPKRQPPTKEEKTLRRRAKYFVVAQLVAVVLFVSVLSGYRNNAADMELDNDDLGYE